GAACGCCAGACCGGCAGGTATCGGCGCCAGACGGTAGGTCAAGTCACCCTTGTCACCCGTTGCCTCCGGCAGCGTGACGGGCGTCGCTGCCACGCCCCTGGTCATGGGCGATATGGACAGCGTCAACTTGTCCGCCGGGAAATCTACCGGCGTACTCACGGTCGCCTGCTCGCAACCTCCCAAGCAAATCACCACCGCGGCGGCTGCTGCCGGCCAAGCGGTGCGTATCGATCGTATGTATTTCACCTTCGGTGTTCTCCTGTTTGTCGTTAGTCGCGTAATCGTCAGGGCATGGAGCCCTGTAGTCCGAACTTGTCTCGAGCAACGCGCTGCTGACATGGAGCGGCGCGCCGCGTTCACGTAGCTGCATGACCTCCTTTACTTGGGATTTCGGTTGTCATCGGCGTCTGTCACTCGGGCGGCGGGGCGGGCGCGGGATCTCGGCGGGCCACTCGCCGTCGTCGGGCCAGTGATCGGAGAGATACTGGAGCGCACGAGCCGCACGACGGATCGTGATGGTGCGGCCGCGCTCCAGACGGGCGATCGTTTCGCCGCTTCCGGTCGCCAGGCGGGAGACCGTCGACAGCCGTCGCCGGGTGTGGGCGGCGAAGATCGTACAGAGCCGCGGTAACCACTCCGTAGTGGTCGTCGTGTCTTCCATAGCACAATCGTGTCATAAATCGCATACCCGTGCAACCCGTCTCCACCCGTCTCCATTCAGACGGATTTCGGCGAGGGACAGCGGGGCTTCAGGAACGCCTCTTTGGGGCTGCGTGCGGTTTCTGCTATCGTGTCATTTATGACACGCGGCGGACTGGACCACCTGCGCTCGACCGTAAAGGCTCACGTCCAGCGCGAGGGACTGCGTCCGCTCTCCGCCCGCACGGGAATACCGGTCGGGCAACTTCGCAGCCTCCTGGACGGGCGTGCGGCGCTGAGCACCACCATAGAGTGCGCTTCGACGGCGTTCGGATTGGAGTTCTACGTCGGACCACCACGCGGATCCGACTCCGGCGGGACAGCGGATAGGGCGGCCGGTACTCCTGTCGAGGCGCCCGCAGCTGCAACACCTCCCGCGTGGGTGATGAAGCTGCGTAATGACCTGCGCGAGGATGTGGCCACGCTGCTGCGGGAGTTCACCGTCGCCGAGCACCGCGCCCTTCTCGCTACCGGCGCTGCAGTGAGACAACCAGCGCTGTCCGGCGCGGCGCCGAGTGCCGACTCCGTCAGAGTTCGCATGCTCGACGCAGCAGCCGGCGGAGATGGTGGCGGAGTACCGCCGCTGGAACAGGCGCGGGTCACCGGCTACCAGGAGTTCCCACGCCGATGGCTGGAGCGCCACGAGATCGATGCCGGTCGGTGCGCGATAGTCGGCATACGGGGCGACGCAATGGAACCGACGCTGCCGGACGGGTGTTCGGTCCTGGTTGACTACACCCGTCGACGCCTACGCGTCGGACGCATCTTCGTGGTGCGCTCGGGCCCCGAACTGCTGGTGCGACGGGCGCTCAAGGACCGTGCCGGCCGGTGGCTGTTGGCCGGCGACCATCATCGGCGCACGCCGCCGGTACCGTGGGACCGGCGCACGTCCGAGGTCGTCGGCGAGGTTCGCTGGATGGCCACGACCTTATCACGCTAGACGCTTTGCGCACACAGCGGTGGACCCGATTGGTTGGACAGTGGATGGGATATTGTAGAGTGCATCTCGTTCGTTGTCAACCCACCCTCCTGGTCGAGATGATCAGGCGGCGGTAATGGGGGTGGGGTCCGGGGAGGGGGTGAGCGAGCCTGTGGATATGTGGACAATTTGTCCCACTGCTCGCGCTCCCGTTCGTCCTCGGATGCCCTTGCACCCATGCCGTCCGCCTGCCGTTCCTGTTCGCTACGCCACCTCCTGCTCAGCTTCCGCCACCCCGTCGCGGTACGCTTCCGCGGGCGTGCGCCCGCCGAGCGCCGAGTGCGGTCGGGTCTCATTGTAGAACGCCATCCACGCGTCGATCACCCGCTGCGCCTCGAAGCCATCCTCCAGGTCGCGCAGGTATACCGCCTCGTACTTCAGGGAACGCCACAACCGTTCGATGAACACGTTGTCGAGCCATCGACCGCGCCCGTCCATCGAGCACTGGATCCCGGTCGCCTCCAACTGGCCGGTGAACGCGATGCTGGTGAACTGGCTGCCCTGATCGGTGTTGAAGATCTCGGGAATGCCGTAGCCTTCCAAAGCGTCCGCCAACGCCGCCAGGCAGAACTCGGTGTCCATCGTGTTGGACAGCCTCCAGGCCAACACCCGCCGGCTCGCCCAGTCCATGATCGCCACCAAGTACAGAAATCCTCCCTGCACCGGGATGTAAGTCAGGTCCGCGCACCACACCTGGTTCGGGCGCTCAATCGTAAGCCCTCGCAGCAGATACGGATACACCCGATGATCCGGGTTCGCGACGCTGGTGCGTGGCTTGCGGTAGATCGCCTGCAACCCCAACAGCCGCATCAGCCGCCGCACCCGGTGCCGACCGACCCGCTTCCCCTCGCGTGCCAGATGGCGCACCATCTGCCGGCTGCCGTAGAACGGATACTCCAGGTACAGTCCGTCGATACGGCGCATCAACGCGAGCGTGTCAGCGCTCTCCCCCACCGCCCGGTAGTACAGCGTCGACCGGTTCAGCCCGATCAGTTGGCACTGCCGGCTGATGCTCAGACGGTCGTGCTCGCGGTCGATCATCGCTCGTCGCTCGACCCGGCTCAGCGCCCGAGCCCGCGTGCTAAAAAATCGCGCTCCACGGTCAACTCCTCGATCTTGGCATGCAGGTCGTGAATGGTCGCATCGTGCTCCTTCTGCCGCCGGCTCCGACCGTCGGCGAACAGCTCCCGCAGACCGGTCTGAGCCTGCCGCTTCCAGGTGCTGATCTGGTTCGGATGTATCTCGTGCTTGGCCGCGATCGCCTGGATCGTCCGGTCTCCGCGTAGCGCCTCCATCACTACCTTGGCCTTGAACTCCGCTGTGAACCGACGCCTTTTCGTCGCCATCTTGCTGGCCCTCCTCATGGCCTGGGATACACTCTACCATGCCGCCCATTTTTCCGGGACCAGCTCTCACGACTCCACCGGCGGGTGGCGCGTCCGACGCCACAGGCGCCTGTGCGGCGCCGCACGCCAAGTGGATCACTTCCGCTTGGCCATGGCCGATGACGGATCACCGCACCGGTGATACGGTAGGGTACGGTGGAGGATGTCCATGAAGAACTCCGCGCTCGCTGCTGCTCAGGTCGAGATTGACTACCCCACTTCCGACGGTGAGCCCATGGCGGAAACCGATGCTCAGGGAATCCCTCTCATGTACGCGGTCACCGGTCTGCGCGATCACTTCCGCCACCGCCCCGACGTGTACGTGTCCGGCAACCTGTTGGTCTACTACGAAGCGGGCAACCTGGACGCCTCGGTGGCGCCGGACGTGTTCGTGGTGCTTGGGGTCCCGAACCACATGCGGCCGACCTACCGGATCTGGGAGGAAGGCAAGGGGCCGGACTTCGTGCTGGAGATCACCTCGCGCCACACGCGCGCCAACGACGAGGGTCCGAAGCGGGGACTGTACCAGCGGCTGGGGGTGCAGGAGTACTGGCGGTACGACCCGACGGGAGACTACCTGGACCCGCCGTTGCACGGCCTGGAGCTGAGCGATGGAGAGTACCGGCGATTGCCGACGAGTTGGCTGCCGGACGGCACGCAGGTGATGTACAGCGCGGTGCTGGAGTTGGAGTTGCGGATTGAACGAGACGAACTGCGCTTCCGCGACCCGGTGAGCGGCGAGCGGGTGCGGACGCTGAGCGAAAGCAACGAAGAGCGGCGACGGGAGGCGGCGGCACGCCGGCACGCCGAACACAAGCGCCGACAGGAGGCGGCGGCACGCCGCGCCGCGGAAGCGCGGGTAGCGGAGTTGGAGGCGCTGCTGAAACAGAGACGATGAGGCTGGTCGGACGATCGAGCGCTACGCCGTGCTCCGGCCCCGTGAGTGAGTAAGCCGGCCCGGAAGTTGAGTTCCCGCTCGGCGGTGACCTTGGACTGGTCGATGGCCAGGCCGAGGTTGGGTGCGGCGGGGACGGTGATGGTGCCGGCCACCGGGTGCAGCGGATCGGCCAGACAGAATCGGTGGACGAAGTTGGGTGGCAGGGATGGCAGGTCATGGCCGATGGCGAAACCACCGCTCCGGTGATACGGTAGGTACGGTGGAGGATGTCCATGAAGAACTCCGCGCTCGCTGCTGCTCAGGTCGAGATTGACTACCCCACTTCCGACGGTGAGCCCATGGCGGAAACCGATGCTCAGGGAATCCCTCTCATGTACGCGGTCACCGGTCTGCGCGATCACTTCCGCCACCGCCCCGACGTGTACGTGTCCGGCAACCTGTTGGTCTACTACGAAGCGGGCAACCTGGACGCCTCGGTGGCGCCGGACGTGTTCGTGGTGCTTGGGGTCCCGAACCACATGCGGCCGACCTACCGGATCTGGGAGGAAGGCAAGGGGCCGGACTTCGTGCTGGAGATCACCTCGCGCCACACGCGCGCCAACGACGAGGGTCCGAAGCGGGGACTGTACCAGCGGCTGGGGGTGCAGGAGTACTGGCGGTACGACCCGACGGGAGACTACCTGGAGCCGCCGTTGCACGGCCTGGAGCTGAGCGGCGGAGCGTACCGGCGATTGCGGCCGAGCTGGCTGGCGGACGGCACGCAGGTGATGTACAGCGCAGTGCTGGAGCTGGAGTTGCGGATTGAACGGGACGAACTGCGCTTCCGCGACCCGGTAAGCGGTGAGCGGGTGCGGACGCTGAGCGAAAGCAACGAGGAGCGGCGAC
This window of the Spirochaetaceae bacterium genome carries:
- a CDS encoding Uma2 family endonuclease; the protein is MKNSALAAAQVEIDYPTSDGEPMAETDAQGIPLMYAVTGLRDHFRHRPDVYVSGNLLVYYEAGNLDASVAPDVFVVLGVPNHMRPTYRIWEEGKGPDFVLEITSRHTRANDEGPKRGLYQRLGVQEYWRYDPTGDYLDPPLHGLELSDGEYRRLPTSWLPDGTQVMYSAVLELELRIERDELRFRDPVSGERVRTLSESNEERRREAAARRHAEHKRRQEAAARRAAEARVAELEALLKQRR
- a CDS encoding S24 family peptidase, which encodes MKLRNDLREDVATLLREFTVAEHRALLATGAAVRQPALSGAAPSADSVRVRMLDAAAGGDGGGVPPLEQARVTGYQEFPRRWLERHEIDAGRCAIVGIRGDAMEPTLPDGCSVLVDYTRRRLRVGRIFVVRSGPELLVRRALKDRAGRWLLAGDHHRRTPPVPWDRRTSEVVGEVRWMATTLSR
- a CDS encoding IS3 family transposase (programmed frameshift), giving the protein MATKRRRFTAEFKAKVVMEALRGDRTIQAIAAKHEIHPNQISTWKRQAQTGLRELFADGRSRRQKEHDATIHDLHAKIEELTVERDFLARGPRALSRVERRAMIDREHDRLSISRQCQLIGLNRSTLYYRAVGESADTLALMRRIDGLYLEYPFYGSRQMVRHLAREGKRVGRHRVRRLMRLLGLQAIYRKPRTSVANPDHRVYPYLLRGLTIERPNQVWCADLTYIPVQGGFLYLVAIMDWASRRVLAWRLSNTMDTEFCLAALADALEGYGIPEIFNTDQGSQFTSIAFTGQLEATGIQCSMDGRGRWLDNVFIERLWRSLKYEAVYLRDLEDGFEAQRVIDAWMAFYNETRPHSALGGRTPAEAYRDGVAEAEQEVA